One window from the genome of Pseudomonas sp. L5B5 encodes:
- the hisD gene encoding histidinol dehydrogenase, whose protein sequence is MTAPTAIRRLNAADPDFAQHLDHLLSWESVSDDSVNQRVLDIIKAVRERGDAALVEFTQRFDGMQVASMADLILPRERLELALTRITPQQREALEKAANRVRSYHERQKQDSWQYTEADGTVLGQKVTPLDRAGLYVPGGKASYPSSVLMNAIPAKVAGVTEVVMVVPTPRGEVNELVLAAACIAGVDRVFTIGGAQAVAALAYGTESVPQVDKVVGPGNIYVATAKRHVFGQVGIDMIAGPSEILVVCDGQTDPDWIAMDLFSQAEHDEDAQAILVSPDAQFLDEVAASIAKLLPTMERAQIINTSINGRGALIKVRDMQQAIEVANRIAPEHLELSVADPQAWLPQIRHAGAIFMGRHTSEALGDYCAGPNHVLPTSGTARFSSPLGVYDFQKRSSIIFCSEQGASELGRTASVLARGESLTAHARSAEYRIVDDQDQGQ, encoded by the coding sequence ATGACCGCTCCCACTGCAATTCGCCGACTCAACGCTGCCGATCCGGATTTCGCCCAGCATCTGGATCATTTGCTGAGCTGGGAGAGCGTTTCCGATGACTCGGTCAATCAGCGGGTGCTGGACATCATCAAGGCGGTACGCGAGCGTGGCGACGCGGCGCTGGTGGAGTTCACCCAGCGTTTCGACGGTATGCAAGTGGCGTCCATGGCGGACCTGATCCTGCCGCGCGAGCGCCTGGAGCTGGCTTTGACCCGCATCACCCCGCAACAGCGCGAAGCCCTGGAAAAGGCGGCCAACCGCGTGCGCAGCTACCACGAGCGGCAGAAGCAGGATTCCTGGCAGTACACCGAGGCCGATGGCACCGTGCTCGGCCAGAAGGTCACGCCGCTGGACCGTGCCGGCCTCTATGTGCCGGGCGGCAAGGCCTCGTACCCATCATCGGTGCTGATGAACGCGATTCCGGCCAAGGTGGCGGGCGTCACCGAGGTGGTGATGGTGGTGCCAACGCCTCGTGGCGAAGTCAATGAACTGGTGCTGGCCGCTGCCTGCATCGCCGGGGTCGACCGGGTGTTCACCATCGGCGGGGCGCAAGCCGTTGCTGCGCTGGCTTATGGCACCGAAAGCGTGCCCCAGGTGGACAAGGTCGTCGGCCCGGGCAACATCTATGTGGCCACCGCCAAGCGTCACGTGTTCGGCCAGGTCGGCATCGACATGATCGCCGGCCCGTCGGAGATCCTCGTGGTCTGCGACGGCCAGACCGATCCTGACTGGATCGCCATGGACCTGTTCTCCCAGGCTGAGCACGACGAAGACGCCCAGGCGATCCTGGTCAGCCCGGATGCCCAGTTCCTGGATGAAGTGGCGGCGAGCATCGCCAAGCTGCTGCCGACCATGGAGCGTGCGCAAATCATCAACACCTCGATCAATGGCCGTGGCGCCCTGATCAAGGTTCGCGACATGCAGCAGGCCATCGAAGTGGCCAACCGCATCGCCCCCGAACACTTGGAGTTGTCCGTGGCCGACCCGCAGGCCTGGTTGCCGCAGATCCGTCACGCGGGGGCGATCTTCATGGGCCGCCACACCAGCGAAGCGCTGGGGGACTATTGCGCCGGGCCGAACCACGTACTGCCGACTTCCGGCACTGCGCGTTTCTCGTCACCGCTGGGGGTGTATGACTTCCAGAAACGCTCGTCGATCATCTTCTGTTCCGAGCAGGGCGCGTCGGAGTTGGGCCGCACCGCCTCGGTGCTGGCTCGTGGCGAGTCGCTGACCGCCCACGCCCGCAGCGCCGAATACCGCATCGTCGACGACCAAGATCAGGGGCAATGA
- a CDS encoding phospholipid-binding protein MlaC, whose amino-acid sequence MISILRRGLLVLLAALPLLANAANPTSAHDLVQDTTNRLLADLAANKEKYKQSPSEFYNALNGIVGPAVDADGISRSIMTVKYSRKATPQQMARFQENFKRSLIQFYGNALLEYNNQGITISPPKDESGTRTSVDMQVKGNNGAIYPVSYTLEKISDEWKIRNVIINGINIGKLFRDQFADAMQRNGNNLDKTIDGWAGEVAKAKETTDSAAPKAEQ is encoded by the coding sequence ATGATTTCTATCTTGCGACGTGGCCTGCTGGTGCTGCTCGCTGCCCTGCCGTTGCTGGCCAATGCGGCGAACCCGACCTCTGCCCATGACCTGGTGCAGGACACCACCAATCGGCTGCTGGCCGATCTGGCCGCCAACAAAGAGAAGTACAAGCAGAGCCCATCCGAGTTCTACAACGCCTTGAACGGCATTGTCGGCCCGGCTGTGGATGCCGATGGCATTTCCCGCAGCATCATGACCGTGAAGTATTCGCGCAAGGCCACGCCTCAGCAGATGGCGCGCTTTCAGGAAAACTTCAAGCGCAGCCTGATCCAGTTCTATGGCAACGCGCTGCTGGAGTACAACAACCAGGGCATCACCATTTCCCCGCCCAAGGATGAAAGCGGCACCCGTACCAGTGTCGACATGCAGGTCAAGGGCAACAACGGCGCTATCTATCCGGTCTCCTATACCCTGGAGAAGATCAGCGACGAGTGGAAGATCCGTAACGTGATCATCAACGGCATCAATATCGGCAAGCTGTTCCGTGACCAGTTCGCCGATGCGATGCAGCGTAACGGCAACAACCTGGACAAGACCATCGACGGCTGGGCCGGCGAAGTGGCCAAGGCCAAGGAAACCACGGACAGCGCTGCGCCAAAGGCCGAGCAATGA
- the lptB gene encoding LPS export ABC transporter ATP-binding protein, translating into MATLKAQHLAKSYKSRQVVRDVSLSIDSGQIVGLLGPNGAGKTTCFYMIVGLVQADQGRVLIDDLDVSHQPMHGRARAGIGYLPQEASIFRKLSVADNIMAILETRKELDKAGRRQELESLLQEFHINHIRDNLGMSLSGGERRRVEIARALATAPKFILLDEPFAGVDPISVGDIKQIIHHLKAKGIGVLITDHNVRETLDICETAYIVNDGQLIAEGDSATILANELVKEVYLGHEFRL; encoded by the coding sequence ATGGCAACTCTCAAAGCCCAGCACCTGGCCAAGAGCTACAAGAGCCGCCAGGTCGTGCGTGATGTCAGCCTGTCCATCGACAGCGGCCAGATCGTCGGCCTGCTCGGCCCCAACGGTGCCGGCAAGACCACCTGCTTCTACATGATCGTCGGCCTGGTCCAGGCCGACCAGGGCCGGGTCCTGATCGACGACCTCGATGTCAGCCACCAGCCCATGCACGGCCGTGCTCGCGCCGGCATCGGCTACCTGCCCCAGGAAGCCTCGATCTTCCGCAAGCTGTCGGTGGCCGACAACATCATGGCCATCCTCGAGACCCGCAAGGAACTCGACAAGGCCGGCCGTCGCCAGGAGCTGGAAAGCCTGTTGCAGGAGTTCCACATCAACCACATCCGCGACAACCTCGGCATGAGCCTGTCCGGTGGCGAGCGCCGCCGCGTGGAAATCGCCCGCGCCCTGGCCACTGCCCCCAAGTTCATCCTGCTGGATGAACCTTTCGCCGGCGTGGACCCGATCTCGGTCGGCGACATCAAGCAGATCATCCACCACCTCAAGGCCAAGGGGATCGGCGTCCTGATCACCGACCACAACGTCCGCGAGACCCTGGACATCTGCGAGACCGCTTACATCGTCAACGACGGACAACTGATCGCCGAAGGCGATTCCGCGACCATCCTGGCCAACGAACTGGTCAAGGAAGTCTACCTGGGCCATGAGTTCCGCCTGTAA
- the hisG gene encoding ATP phosphoribosyltransferase, with the protein MLTIALSKGRILDDTLPLLAEAGIVPTENPDKSRKLIIPTTQDDVRLLIVRATDVPTYVEHGAADLGVAGKDVLMEYGSQGLYEPLDLQIAKCKLMTAGAIGAQEPKGRLRVATKFVNVAKRYYAEQGRQVDIIKLYGSMELAPLIGLADKIIDVVDTGNTLRANGLEPQEMIATISSRLVVNKASMKMQHARIQMLIDTLRKAVESRHRG; encoded by the coding sequence ATGTTGACCATCGCACTGTCCAAGGGCCGTATCCTCGACGACACGCTGCCGCTTCTGGCTGAAGCGGGCATCGTGCCAACCGAGAATCCGGACAAGAGCCGCAAACTGATCATCCCCACGACCCAGGACGATGTACGCCTGCTGATCGTGCGAGCCACCGACGTGCCTACCTATGTCGAGCATGGTGCCGCCGACCTCGGGGTAGCCGGCAAGGACGTCCTGATGGAATACGGCAGCCAGGGCCTGTACGAGCCACTGGACCTGCAGATCGCCAAGTGCAAGTTGATGACCGCCGGTGCCATCGGTGCCCAGGAGCCCAAGGGGCGCCTGCGGGTTGCCACCAAGTTCGTCAACGTGGCCAAGCGTTACTACGCTGAGCAGGGCCGCCAGGTGGACATCATCAAGCTCTACGGTTCGATGGAGCTGGCGCCGCTGATCGGCCTGGCGGACAAGATCATCGATGTGGTCGATACCGGCAATACCCTGCGGGCCAATGGCCTGGAACCTCAGGAGATGATCGCCACCATCAGCTCCCGCCTGGTGGTCAACAAGGCCTCCATGAAGATGCAGCACGCCCGTATCCAGATGCTGATCGATACCCTGCGCAAGGCAGTGGAATCGCGACACCGCGGCTGA
- a CDS encoding BolA family protein, with translation MQANEVKSFLEGKLPGAQVEVEGEGCNFQLNVISDELSALSPVKRQQSIYAHLNPWIADGSIHAITMKFFSRAAWAERT, from the coding sequence ATGCAGGCCAACGAAGTGAAGAGCTTTCTTGAGGGAAAGCTGCCCGGAGCTCAGGTAGAAGTTGAGGGCGAAGGCTGCAACTTTCAGCTGAACGTGATTAGCGACGAACTGTCGGCCTTGAGCCCGGTGAAGCGTCAGCAGAGCATCTATGCCCATTTGAATCCATGGATTGCCGATGGCAGCATCCACGCGATCACCATGAAATTTTTCAGCCGCGCGGCCTGGGCCGAGCGCACCTGA
- a CDS encoding ATP-binding cassette domain-containing protein: MSADNAYAVELKGVSFKRGTRSIFNNVDIRIPRGKVTGIMGPSGCGKTTLLRLMGMQLRPSSGEVWVNGQNLPTLSRSDLFDARKQMGVLFQSGALFTDLDVFENVAFPLRVHTQLPDEMIRDIVLLKLQAVGLRGAVDLMPDELSGGMKRRVALARAIALDPQILMYDEPFVGQDPIAMGVLVRLIRLLNDALGITSIVVSHDLAETASIADYLYVVGDGQVLGQGTPAELMDSDNPRIRQFMKGDPDGPVPFHFPASDYRADLLGKR; the protein is encoded by the coding sequence ATGAGTGCTGACAACGCTTACGCGGTCGAGCTGAAGGGCGTCTCCTTCAAGCGCGGTACGCGCAGCATATTCAATAACGTGGATATCCGTATTCCGCGGGGCAAGGTCACCGGCATCATGGGGCCTTCAGGTTGTGGCAAAACCACCCTGTTGCGCTTGATGGGCATGCAGTTGCGGCCCAGCAGCGGCGAGGTGTGGGTCAATGGCCAGAACCTGCCGACCCTCTCGCGCAGCGACCTGTTCGATGCTCGCAAGCAAATGGGCGTGCTGTTCCAGAGTGGTGCACTGTTCACCGACCTGGACGTCTTCGAGAACGTCGCTTTTCCGCTGCGGGTGCACACCCAGCTGCCTGACGAAATGATTCGTGACATTGTCTTGCTCAAGCTGCAGGCCGTGGGGTTGCGAGGCGCCGTCGACCTGATGCCAGACGAGCTGTCCGGCGGCATGAAGCGCCGGGTTGCCCTGGCCCGGGCGATCGCCCTGGATCCGCAGATCCTCATGTATGACGAGCCGTTCGTGGGCCAGGACCCCATCGCCATGGGTGTGCTGGTGCGCCTGATCCGCCTGCTCAACGATGCCCTGGGCATCACCAGCATCGTGGTGTCCCATGACCTGGCGGAAACCGCGAGCATCGCCGACTACCTCTATGTCGTAGGGGATGGTCAGGTACTGGGCCAGGGAACTCCTGCCGAGTTGATGGACTCCGATAATCCGCGTATCCGGCAATTCATGAAGGGCGATCCCGACGGCCCGGTACCGTTTCACTTTCCAGCGTCGGACTACCGCGCAGATCTTCTGGGGAAGCGCTGA
- the lptA gene encoding lipopolysaccharide transport periplasmic protein LptA: MRLVKTLPILLSLGAALGSVSAWALPNDSQQPIRIQADDAQLDDKNGVATYKGDVIITQGSMKITGNTVTITRAKTGEIDVVTSVGNLAYFEQLQKQTDPKPVQAYAVTIQYHAQQNRIVLIDKAKVINDGNTTEGEKIVYDTVKQVANAGRANGSAVTAPRPRIDMVIQPKKKTDEQKAQ; encoded by the coding sequence ATGAGGCTCGTTAAAACCCTCCCTATTTTGCTCAGTCTGGGCGCAGCACTGGGAAGCGTGAGCGCCTGGGCTCTGCCGAACGATAGCCAACAGCCGATCCGCATCCAGGCCGATGACGCCCAGCTTGATGACAAGAACGGCGTGGCCACCTACAAGGGCGACGTGATCATCACCCAGGGTTCGATGAAGATCACTGGCAACACCGTGACGATCACCCGGGCCAAGACCGGTGAAATCGACGTGGTGACCTCGGTGGGCAACCTGGCCTACTTCGAACAACTGCAGAAGCAGACCGATCCGAAGCCGGTCCAGGCCTATGCCGTGACCATCCAGTACCATGCCCAGCAAAATCGCATCGTGCTGATCGACAAGGCCAAGGTGATCAACGACGGCAACACCACCGAAGGCGAGAAGATCGTCTACGACACCGTCAAGCAAGTGGCCAACGCCGGCCGCGCCAACGGCAGCGCGGTAACCGCGCCACGTCCGCGGATCGACATGGTCATCCAGCCGAAAAAGAAAACCGACGAGCAAAAGGCGCAGTAA
- the murA gene encoding UDP-N-acetylglucosamine 1-carboxyvinyltransferase codes for MDKLIITGGARLDGEIRISGAKNSALPILAATLLCDGPVTVANLPHLHDITTMIELFGRMGIEPVIDEKLSVEIDPRTIKTLVAPYELVKTMRASILVLGPMVARFGEAEVALPGGCAIGSRPVDLHIRGLEAMGAEIDVEGGYIKAKAPEGGLRGANFFFDTVSVTGTENIMMAAALAKGRSVLQNAAREPEVVDLANFLIAMGAKISGAGTDTITIDGVERLHSAIYKVMPDRIETGTYLVAAAVTGGRVKVKDTDPTILEAVLEKLKEAGAEVTTGSDWIELNMHGKRPKAVNVRTAPYPAFPTDMQAQFISLNAIAEGTGAVIETIFENRFMHVYELHRMGAKIQVEGNTAIVTGAEILKGAPVMATDLRASASLVISALMAEGDTLIDRIYHIDRGYECIEEKLQMLGAKIRRVPG; via the coding sequence ATGGATAAATTGATTATTACCGGCGGCGCTCGCCTTGATGGCGAGATCCGCATTTCCGGGGCCAAGAACTCCGCGCTGCCTATTCTGGCTGCAACCCTGCTGTGCGATGGCCCGGTCACCGTGGCCAACCTCCCGCACCTGCACGACATCACCACCATGATCGAGCTGTTCGGTCGCATGGGTATCGAGCCTGTGATCGACGAGAAACTGAGCGTCGAAATCGATCCGCGCACCATCAAGACCCTGGTGGCGCCGTACGAGCTGGTGAAGACCATGCGCGCCTCGATCCTGGTTCTGGGGCCGATGGTTGCCCGTTTCGGCGAAGCCGAAGTGGCCCTGCCTGGTGGCTGCGCCATCGGTTCGCGTCCGGTGGACCTGCACATCCGCGGTCTGGAAGCCATGGGCGCGGAGATCGATGTCGAAGGCGGCTACATCAAGGCCAAGGCGCCTGAAGGCGGCCTGCGCGGTGCAAACTTCTTCTTCGATACCGTGAGCGTGACCGGTACCGAGAACATCATGATGGCTGCTGCTCTGGCCAAGGGCCGCAGCGTGCTGCAGAACGCCGCCCGCGAACCTGAAGTCGTGGACCTGGCGAACTTCCTGATCGCCATGGGTGCGAAGATCTCCGGCGCTGGCACCGACACCATCACCATTGATGGCGTCGAGCGCCTGCACTCGGCGATCTACAAGGTCATGCCCGATCGCATCGAGACCGGCACCTACCTGGTGGCCGCGGCCGTTACCGGTGGTCGGGTCAAGGTCAAGGACACCGATCCGACCATCCTTGAAGCCGTACTGGAAAAACTCAAGGAAGCGGGTGCCGAAGTCACCACCGGCAGCGACTGGATCGAGCTCAACATGCACGGCAAGCGCCCCAAGGCGGTCAACGTGCGTACCGCTCCTTACCCGGCGTTCCCGACCGACATGCAGGCGCAGTTCATCTCCCTCAACGCGATTGCCGAAGGCACTGGCGCGGTGATCGAGACCATCTTCGAAAACCGCTTCATGCACGTGTACGAATTGCACCGCATGGGTGCCAAGATCCAGGTCGAAGGCAACACCGCGATCGTTACCGGCGCTGAAATCCTCAAGGGCGCGCCAGTGATGGCCACCGACTTGCGGGCATCGGCCAGCCTGGTGATTTCGGCCCTGATGGCCGAAGGCGATACCCTGATCGACCGCATCTACCACATTGACCGTGGCTACGAGTGCATCGAAGAGAAGCTGCAGATGCTGGGCGCGAAGATCCGCCGCGTACCGGGCTAG
- the mlaE gene encoding lipid asymmetry maintenance ABC transporter permease subunit MlaE, producing the protein MRKISLIERVRLFGRSGIDVLAVLGRSTLFLFHALLGRSSIGGGFGLLVKQLHSVGVMSLVIIVVSGIFIGMVLALQGFNILSSYGSEQAVGQMVALTLLRELGPVVTALLFAGRAGSALTAEIGNMKSTEQLSSLEMIGVDPLKYIIAPRLWAGFISLPLLAIIFCVVGIWGGSWVAVDWLGVYEGSYWSNMQNSVTFSSDVLNGVIKSIVFAFVVTWIAVFQGYDCEPTSEGISRATTKTVVYASLAVLGLDFILTALMFGDF; encoded by the coding sequence ATGCGCAAGATATCGCTAATCGAGAGAGTTCGTCTCTTCGGTCGCTCAGGCATCGATGTCCTGGCGGTACTGGGGCGTTCCACCCTGTTCCTGTTTCATGCGTTGCTCGGTCGCAGCAGCATTGGCGGCGGTTTCGGCCTGCTGGTCAAGCAGTTGCACTCGGTAGGCGTGATGTCCCTGGTGATCATTGTCGTCTCCGGGATCTTCATCGGCATGGTCCTGGCGCTGCAGGGCTTCAACATTCTTTCCAGTTACGGTTCGGAGCAGGCGGTGGGCCAGATGGTCGCCCTGACCCTGCTGCGTGAACTGGGGCCGGTGGTCACTGCATTGTTGTTCGCCGGACGTGCCGGTTCGGCCCTGACCGCCGAGATCGGCAACATGAAATCCACCGAGCAACTCTCCAGCCTGGAGATGATCGGTGTGGACCCGCTCAAGTACATCATTGCCCCGCGCCTGTGGGCTGGCTTCATTTCCCTGCCACTGCTGGCGATAATCTTCTGCGTGGTGGGCATCTGGGGCGGTTCGTGGGTGGCCGTAGACTGGCTGGGGGTCTACGAAGGCTCCTACTGGTCGAACATGCAGAACAGCGTGACCTTCAGCAGCGACGTGCTCAATGGCGTGATCAAGAGCATCGTTTTTGCATTTGTAGTGACCTGGATCGCCGTATTCCAAGGCTACGACTGTGAGCCCACCTCAGAGGGGATCAGCCGTGCCACTACCAAGACCGTGGTGTACGCCTCGCTGGCTGTACTCGGCCTGGACTTTATTCTGACCGCCTTGATGTTTGGAGATTTCTGA
- a CDS encoding lipid asymmetry maintenance protein MlaB: protein MSEAGVRLGAAGDLLISGVLDYRSGPGLRKQGQALIKSSQASTLVLDCSAVERSSSVGLALLLAFMRDAQGLGKTVSVRALPDGMKEIAEVSGVTEILAQP, encoded by the coding sequence ATGAGCGAGGCTGGAGTGCGCCTTGGTGCAGCCGGGGATTTGCTGATCAGCGGCGTGCTGGACTATCGCAGCGGCCCGGGCCTGCGCAAGCAGGGCCAGGCATTGATCAAGTCCAGCCAGGCTTCGACGCTGGTGCTGGATTGCTCGGCTGTCGAACGTTCCAGCAGCGTCGGCCTGGCATTGCTGCTGGCCTTCATGCGTGACGCCCAGGGGCTGGGCAAGACGGTGAGCGTTCGCGCATTGCCCGACGGCATGAAGGAAATCGCCGAGGTGTCCGGGGTGACCGAGATCCTCGCGCAGCCGTAG
- a CDS encoding KdsC family phosphatase, producing MNDDLLQRGKHIKLAVFDVDGVLTDGRLYFLEDGSEFKTFNTLDGQGIKMLMAAGVQTAIISGRKTPVVERRAKNLGIPHLYQGREDKLVVLDELLAQLGLSYEQVAYLGDDLPDLPVIRRVGLGMAVANAAPFVREHAHGITTTRGGEGAAREFCELILQAQDRLEAANAAYL from the coding sequence ATGAACGACGATCTGTTGCAACGCGGCAAGCACATCAAGCTGGCGGTCTTCGACGTCGACGGCGTACTGACCGATGGGCGCCTGTATTTCCTCGAGGACGGCAGCGAGTTCAAGACCTTCAACACCCTGGATGGCCAGGGCATCAAGATGCTCATGGCCGCCGGAGTACAGACGGCGATCATCAGCGGACGCAAGACCCCCGTGGTAGAGCGCCGGGCCAAGAACCTGGGGATACCCCACCTGTACCAGGGCCGCGAGGACAAACTAGTGGTGCTGGACGAGCTTCTTGCCCAACTGGGCCTAAGCTATGAACAGGTCGCCTATCTGGGCGACGACCTGCCCGACTTGCCGGTGATCCGCCGTGTCGGACTGGGCATGGCGGTCGCCAACGCAGCCCCCTTCGTCCGCGAGCATGCCCATGGCATTACCACGACGCGAGGTGGTGAAGGCGCCGCCCGCGAGTTCTGCGAACTGATCCTGCAAGCCCAGGACCGCCTCGAAGCAGCCAACGCTGCTTATCTATAG
- the lptC gene encoding LPS export ABC transporter periplasmic protein LptC encodes MLSKKIRNILIFGTIALLFAAVGYWNISPERFLDKPVVQVDESAIDYFVINARSVQYLPDGKQQYEMTSDKVEHVKASEVTLLTKPDLQMYRGTTYPWHVQSERGEVNPDGTEVELIDSVRVSRTDERNRNLLVTTSRMTVFPQKQYAQTEQAVRIDGANGVTTAKGMKAYLKDGRMNLLSNVRGQYEAR; translated from the coding sequence ATGTTGAGCAAAAAGATTCGCAACATCCTGATCTTCGGGACCATCGCCCTGCTGTTCGCGGCGGTCGGCTACTGGAACATCAGCCCCGAGCGTTTTCTCGACAAGCCTGTCGTGCAGGTTGACGAAAGCGCCATCGACTATTTCGTGATCAACGCACGCAGCGTGCAATACCTGCCCGACGGCAAGCAGCAATACGAGATGACTTCGGACAAGGTCGAGCATGTCAAGGCCAGCGAAGTGACCCTGCTGACCAAGCCGGACCTGCAGATGTACCGCGGCACTACCTATCCCTGGCACGTCCAGAGCGAGCGCGGCGAGGTCAACCCGGATGGCACCGAAGTCGAACTGATCGACTCGGTACGGGTTTCCCGCACCGACGAAAGAAATCGCAACCTGCTGGTCACCACCAGCCGCATGACAGTATTCCCGCAGAAGCAATATGCGCAGACCGAGCAAGCCGTTAGAATCGACGGCGCCAATGGCGTGACCACGGCCAAGGGAATGAAAGCGTATTTGAAAGACGGCAGGATGAACCTGCTATCGAACGTAAGAGGACAGTATGAGGCTCGTTAA
- the mlaD gene encoding outer membrane lipid asymmetry maintenance protein MlaD codes for MQNRTLEIGVGLFLLAGILALLLLALRVSGLSPTASTDTYKLYAYFDNIAGLTVRAKVTMAGVAIGKVTAIDLDRDSFTGRVTMQLEKRVDNLPTDSTASILTAGLLGEKYIGISVGGEEALLKDGGTIHDTQSSLVLEDLIGKFLLNTVSKDAK; via the coding sequence ATGCAAAACCGCACCCTGGAAATCGGTGTCGGCCTTTTCCTGCTGGCCGGCATCCTGGCTTTGCTGTTGCTTGCCCTGCGAGTCAGTGGCTTGTCTCCGACCGCGAGCACCGATACCTATAAACTTTATGCCTATTTCGACAATATCGCCGGTTTGACGGTCAGAGCCAAGGTGACCATGGCTGGTGTAGCCATCGGCAAGGTCACGGCGATCGATCTGGACCGCGACAGCTTCACCGGCCGGGTGACGATGCAACTGGAAAAGCGCGTGGATAACCTGCCGACTGACTCCACTGCATCTATCCTGACAGCTGGCCTGTTGGGTGAGAAATACATCGGTATCAGCGTGGGTGGGGAAGAAGCCCTGCTCAAGGATGGCGGGACCATCCACGACACCCAGTCGTCGCTGGTGCTGGAAGACCTGATCGGTAAATTCCTGCTCAATACCGTTAGCAAAGACGCCAAATGA
- a CDS encoding KpsF/GutQ family sugar-phosphate isomerase: protein MSQSSDLIQSAQRTIRLELQAVESLLPHIDADFVRACEMILASKGRVVVVGMGKSGHIGNKIAATLASTGTTAFFVHPAEASHGDMGMITRDDVIVALSNSGSTNEIVTLLPLIKRLGIQLISITGNPDSPLAKAADVNLNVHVEQEACPLNLAPTSSTTAALVMGDALAVALLEARGFTAEDFAFSHPGGALGRRLLLKVENVMHAGEQLPQVQRGTLLKDALVEMSRKGLGMTVIVEADGRLAGVFTDGDLRRTLDRSIDIHHTTIDDVMTLRGKTARAEMLAAEALKIMEDSRINALVVVDDEDRPVGAFNLSDLLRAGVM from the coding sequence ATGAGCCAATCCAGCGACCTGATTCAATCAGCACAACGCACCATCCGCCTCGAACTCCAGGCAGTAGAGAGCTTGCTGCCCCATATCGATGCAGATTTCGTACGCGCTTGCGAGATGATTCTGGCCAGCAAAGGCCGAGTGGTCGTGGTCGGCATGGGCAAGTCCGGACACATCGGCAACAAGATTGCCGCCACCCTGGCCAGTACCGGAACCACGGCATTCTTCGTCCATCCGGCGGAGGCCAGTCATGGCGACATGGGCATGATCACCCGTGACGACGTGATCGTGGCGCTCTCCAACTCCGGCTCTACCAATGAAATCGTGACCCTGCTGCCACTGATCAAGCGCCTGGGCATCCAACTGATCAGCATTACCGGCAACCCCGACTCGCCACTGGCCAAGGCCGCCGACGTCAATCTCAACGTGCATGTCGAGCAGGAGGCCTGCCCACTGAACCTGGCGCCGACCTCCTCGACCACCGCCGCCCTGGTCATGGGCGATGCCCTGGCTGTGGCCCTGCTGGAAGCCCGCGGTTTCACGGCGGAAGACTTTGCCTTTTCCCATCCCGGGGGAGCGCTGGGTCGTCGCCTGCTGCTGAAAGTCGAGAACGTCATGCACGCCGGCGAACAGCTGCCGCAAGTCCAGCGCGGCACCCTGCTCAAGGACGCCCTGGTGGAGATGAGCCGCAAGGGCCTGGGCATGACGGTCATTGTCGAGGCCGACGGGCGCCTGGCCGGAGTCTTCACCGACGGCGACCTGCGCCGCACCCTGGATCGCAGCATCGACATCCATCACACCACCATCGATGACGTCATGACCCTTCGCGGCAAGACCGCACGTGCCGAGATGCTGGCGGCCGAAGCCTTGAAGATCATGGAAGACAGCCGGATCAACGCCTTGGTCGTGGTGGACGACGAGGACCGCCCGGTCGGCGCCTTCAACCTGTCCGACCTGCTGCGTGCGGGAGTGATGTAA